A genomic window from Flavobacterium johnsoniae includes:
- a CDS encoding Crp/Fnr family transcriptional regulator — MQNSLKNIFPNFSNELIETIEKNGTLQDFEAGTILMRTGQYIKNTALITKGKIKIYREGEDGGEFLLYYLQPGQACAISMICTVKSEKSQIMAKVVEDVSVMMIPLQSMDKWMMEHRSWYEFVIETYRSRFEEVLEVVDNIAFRSMDERLEFYLKRHSDACGCSEVNLSHQEIATELNTSREVVSRLLKKMEQRGLVKLNRNQIELLNTNFTN, encoded by the coding sequence ATGCAAAATTCATTAAAAAACATTTTTCCAAACTTCTCCAACGAACTTATCGAAACCATAGAAAAAAATGGAACACTTCAGGATTTTGAAGCGGGAACTATTTTAATGCGCACGGGACAGTATATTAAAAACACGGCTTTAATTACCAAAGGTAAAATCAAAATTTATCGAGAAGGAGAAGATGGCGGCGAATTTTTATTGTATTATTTACAGCCAGGTCAAGCTTGCGCAATTTCGATGATTTGCACAGTTAAAAGCGAGAAAAGTCAGATTATGGCAAAAGTGGTCGAAGATGTTTCAGTAATGATGATTCCGCTGCAATCAATGGACAAATGGATGATGGAGCACAGATCTTGGTACGAATTCGTAATTGAAACCTACAGAAGTCGTTTTGAAGAAGTTCTGGAAGTGGTTGATAATATTGCTTTCCGCTCTATGGACGAAAGGTTGGAATTTTATTTAAAAAGACATTCTGATGCCTGCGGTTGTTCTGAAGTAAATCTTTCGCATCAGGAAATTGCAACCGAACTGAATACTTCTCGTGAAGTTGTTTCTAGATTATTAAAAAAAATGGAACAACGCGGTTTGGTCAAACTCAACCGAAATCAGATTGAGTTATTAAACACGAATTTCACGAATTAA
- a CDS encoding sulfite exporter TauE/SafE family protein — protein MEYLGFFAAIIIGISLGLIGGGGSILTIPILVYLFKVNPDQATSYSLFIVGLTALFGSYSHYKMGNLKLKSALYFAIPSIISILIIREVIFPQIAKTLFCIASYSVSKDFLIMIIFSVLMITAAISMIKKNQPEIKNTETNYLQLSFIGFLVGIVTGFLGAGGGFLIIPALLFFANLPMKQAVGTSLLIITINSSIGFAGDLYIGTPIDYTFLLSVSAMALIGMLIGSQLSKKIDGTKLKPLFGWFVLVMGFYIITKEVLF, from the coding sequence ATGGAATATTTAGGCTTTTTTGCTGCTATCATAATCGGAATTTCACTTGGCTTAATTGGCGGAGGCGGTTCTATTTTAACTATTCCAATTTTAGTTTATTTATTTAAAGTAAATCCAGATCAGGCAACTTCTTATTCTCTATTTATTGTTGGACTTACTGCTTTATTTGGAAGTTACAGCCATTATAAAATGGGAAATCTGAAATTGAAATCGGCTTTGTATTTCGCCATTCCTTCAATTATTTCGATTTTAATAATTCGCGAAGTAATTTTTCCTCAAATTGCAAAAACCTTATTCTGCATCGCCTCTTATTCGGTTTCAAAAGATTTTCTAATTATGATAATCTTTTCTGTATTGATGATTACTGCGGCAATTTCGATGATTAAAAAAAATCAGCCTGAAATAAAAAATACCGAAACGAATTATTTACAGTTAAGTTTTATTGGATTTTTGGTCGGAATTGTAACGGGTTTTCTAGGCGCCGGCGGTGGATTTTTAATTATTCCAGCCTTGCTTTTTTTCGCCAACTTACCTATGAAACAAGCCGTTGGAACTTCATTATTAATTATTACAATTAATTCTTCAATAGGTTTTGCGGGCGATTTATACATCGGAACGCCAATCGATTACACTTTTTTATTAAGCGTTTCTGCAATGGCTTTAATCGGAATGCTGATCGGAAGTCAGCTTTCTAAAAAAATAGACGGAACAAAACTAAAACCTCTTTTTGGCTGGTTTGTTCTCGTTATGGGATTTTATATAATTACTAAAGAAGTTTTGTTTTAG
- a CDS encoding rhodanese-like domain-containing protein, with translation MNLSQEDWVAQLNADENAVILDVRTEDEFNDGYIENALNIDINKGQGFIYEIEELDKNKNYYVYCRSGARSAKACQVMNELGIQNAYNLLGGILDWEGETVQP, from the coding sequence ATGAATTTATCACAAGAAGATTGGGTTGCTCAGTTAAACGCTGACGAAAATGCAGTAATACTTGACGTAAGAACTGAAGACGAATTTAATGATGGCTACATTGAGAATGCTCTGAACATTGATATCAATAAAGGACAAGGTTTTATTTATGAAATTGAAGAATTAGATAAAAATAAAAACTATTACGTATACTGTCGTTCTGGAGCAAGAAGTGCAAAAGCATGCCAAGTTATGAACGAATTGGGTATACAAAACGCTTACAATCTGCTTGGAGGAATCCTGGATTGGGAAGGCGAAACAGTACAACCATAA
- a CDS encoding helix-turn-helix transcriptional regulator — MAATIKNKIKNIRELKNYTQEYMAERLGVTQAGYSKIEKGKTSLSYEKLVEIGRILDVSVEDIISFDYDKYFNNFNKITGNNNGSILINADNSSELKELYEDKIQLLEKLLNITENELERYKDKFGEI; from the coding sequence ATGGCCGCAACGATTAAAAACAAAATAAAAAATATTAGAGAGTTAAAAAATTACACTCAAGAGTATATGGCAGAAAGATTAGGCGTAACACAGGCAGGTTATAGCAAAATTGAAAAAGGAAAAACGTCTCTGAGTTATGAAAAACTGGTTGAAATTGGAAGAATTTTAGACGTTAGTGTAGAAGATATTATTAGTTTTGATTACGATAAATACTTTAACAATTTCAATAAGATAACAGGAAATAACAACGGAAGTATTTTAATTAATGCAGATAATTCATCTGAGTTAAAAGAGCTTTACGAAGACAAAATACAGTTGTTAGAAAAACTTCTCAATATTACCGAAAACGAATTAGAGCGCTATAAAGATAAATTTGGAGAAATTTAG
- a CDS encoding M1 family metallopeptidase: protein MEKKLLQFAVLAFVLFTQNTFAQDLYMPRNIKEAYANGTRSKDGKPGKNYWQNRGKYNMEISVDPKTRLVSGIETIIYENNSKDTLKSIAIRFVNNLHKPSSPRGSEVSDDFLSDGLTITSLKIENEVYKENARKWGTVGTVKLKKAILPHSKITLNIEWNYPLSKESGREGQIDETTFFVAYSYPRVSVYDDYNGWDKLPHTDRQEFYNDFNDYVFSVKAPRNYVVYATGDLLNPDEVLQPEFASRLKKSYTTDEILHIANEQEMKSDIVTKQYDWNVWKFEAKNISDVCFGLSDHYLWDASSVIVDKKTNRRASVQAAYNVTGTDFVNSVKNNQYALDWFSNNWPGVPYPFSKMTAFQGFADMEYPMMCNDSQMGDPVFAQLVQDHEVAHTYFPFYMGINETRYAFMDEGWATTFEYLIGIAEHGKEAADKFYKDFRVKRYISDRSTEQDQPIISMSTQVSGAGYGNNSYGKASLSYLALKDLLGDDLFKKALHYYMDTWNGKHPIPWDYFNSFNTATGKNLNWFFNNWFFTNNYLDLGIKGISTDKKVITIENIGGFAIPFDVVITYADNSKATIHQTPAIWEKNQKTAKIILKSTKKINHIELDGGIFMDATPENNILHIK from the coding sequence ATGGAAAAGAAATTATTGCAATTTGCAGTACTCGCATTTGTTCTTTTTACTCAAAATACCTTTGCACAGGATCTTTACATGCCACGTAATATAAAAGAGGCTTACGCAAACGGAACGCGTTCTAAAGATGGAAAACCTGGAAAAAACTATTGGCAGAATCGCGGAAAATATAACATGGAAATCTCAGTTGATCCGAAAACGAGATTAGTAAGCGGAATTGAAACCATTATTTACGAAAATAATAGTAAAGACACATTGAAAAGTATAGCTATTCGTTTTGTAAATAATCTTCACAAACCTTCTTCACCTCGTGGAAGTGAAGTAAGCGACGACTTCTTAAGCGACGGATTGACAATTACTTCATTAAAAATAGAAAATGAAGTTTATAAAGAAAATGCCAGAAAATGGGGAACTGTTGGAACTGTGAAATTGAAAAAAGCAATTTTACCTCATTCTAAAATTACTTTAAACATAGAATGGAATTATCCGTTATCGAAAGAGAGCGGGAGAGAAGGACAGATTGACGAAACCACTTTTTTTGTAGCTTACAGTTATCCTCGTGTGTCGGTTTATGATGATTATAATGGTTGGGATAAATTGCCTCATACAGACCGTCAAGAATTTTATAATGATTTTAATGATTATGTTTTTTCTGTAAAAGCGCCTAGAAATTATGTCGTTTATGCAACAGGAGATTTATTAAATCCAGATGAGGTTTTACAGCCAGAATTCGCTTCACGTTTAAAAAAATCATACACAACAGATGAAATTCTGCATATTGCCAACGAACAAGAAATGAAAAGCGATATCGTAACCAAACAATACGATTGGAATGTTTGGAAATTTGAAGCCAAAAATATCTCAGACGTTTGTTTCGGTTTAAGCGATCATTATTTATGGGATGCAAGCAGTGTTATTGTAGACAAGAAAACAAATCGTCGTGCAAGCGTTCAGGCGGCTTACAATGTTACAGGAACAGATTTCGTAAATTCGGTAAAAAACAATCAATACGCATTAGATTGGTTTTCTAACAATTGGCCGGGGGTTCCGTATCCATTTTCAAAAATGACTGCTTTTCAAGGTTTTGCAGATATGGAATATCCAATGATGTGTAACGATTCGCAGATGGGAGATCCAGTTTTTGCACAATTAGTTCAAGATCATGAAGTGGCGCATACTTATTTTCCTTTTTACATGGGAATTAATGAAACACGTTACGCTTTTATGGACGAAGGTTGGGCAACGACTTTCGAATATTTAATCGGAATTGCAGAGCATGGAAAAGAAGCTGCAGATAAGTTTTATAAAGATTTTAGGGTGAAAAGATATATTTCAGATCGATCTACAGAACAAGATCAGCCTATTATTTCGATGTCTACACAAGTTTCTGGAGCAGGATACGGAAATAATTCCTACGGAAAAGCTTCTCTTTCGTATTTGGCTTTAAAAGATTTGTTGGGAGATGATTTGTTCAAAAAAGCATTGCATTATTACATGGATACTTGGAACGGAAAACACCCAATTCCGTGGGATTATTTTAATTCGTTTAATACCGCAACAGGGAAAAATCTAAATTGGTTTTTCAACAACTGGTTTTTTACCAATAACTATTTAGATCTTGGAATAAAAGGAATTTCTACAGATAAAAAAGTTATTACTATAGAAAATATTGGTGGTTTTGCAATTCCTTTCGATGTTGTTATTACATATGCCGACAATTCAAAAGCAACAATTCATCAAACGCCAGCGATTTGGGAAAAGAATCAAAAAACAGCAAAAATTATTTTAAAAAGCACAAAGAAAATCAATCATATAGAACTTGACGGAGGCATTTTTATGGATGCAACTCCAGAAAATAATATTTTGCATATTAAATAA
- a CDS encoding NADP-dependent glyceraldehyde-3-phosphate dehydrogenase: MSFIPEEYQITTLINQDTYLVNGELKQWTGQTTPVFSTISSTEKYSPTLLGSIPFMAEKEAAEVVEAATNAYDMGQGLWPTMKVADRIKSMENFVRQMKETREEVVKLLMWEIGKNLGDSQKEFDRTVEYIYDTIASYKELNGRSSHFEKVQGVNAMIRRGPLGVVLCLGPYNYPLNETFSLLIPALIMGNTVIFKPAKHGVLCISPLLEAFRSSFPKGVINIVYGRGREVASPIMKSGKIDVLALIGNSKSAIALQDQHPNKNRLRLILGLEAKNPAIILPDADLDLAIQECITGSLSFNGQRCTALKVLYVHESIREEFNKRFAEKVDGLVFGNPWEKGVSLTPLPETEKPSYIQGLIDDATSKGAKIINEKGGKHTDNYIFPAVLYPVNKDMRVYHEEQFGPVVPVLSFKDIREPLKDMAESNYGQQVSLFGKDIKTLAPLIDALVNLVCRVNLNSSCQRGPDAFPFTGRKDSAVGTLSIPDALRSFSIRTFVASKDIDYNNQILQELLNSKESNFINTDYIL, from the coding sequence ATGAGTTTTATTCCAGAAGAATATCAGATTACTACGCTGATAAACCAAGATACTTATCTTGTAAACGGAGAGTTGAAACAATGGACAGGGCAAACCACACCTGTGTTTTCTACTATTTCTTCGACAGAAAAGTATTCTCCAACTTTATTAGGATCTATTCCTTTTATGGCAGAAAAAGAAGCAGCAGAAGTTGTTGAAGCTGCTACCAATGCATACGATATGGGGCAAGGTTTATGGCCAACTATGAAAGTTGCCGATCGTATAAAAAGCATGGAGAATTTTGTGAGACAAATGAAAGAAACCCGCGAAGAAGTTGTAAAACTTTTGATGTGGGAAATTGGAAAAAATCTTGGAGACTCACAAAAAGAATTCGACAGAACGGTAGAATATATTTATGATACTATTGCTAGTTATAAAGAATTAAACGGACGCAGTTCGCATTTTGAAAAAGTGCAAGGTGTAAACGCGATGATTCGCCGCGGACCTCTTGGTGTTGTTTTGTGTCTTGGACCTTACAATTATCCTTTAAACGAAACTTTCTCATTACTGATTCCGGCTTTGATTATGGGAAATACCGTAATCTTCAAACCTGCTAAACATGGTGTTTTATGTATTTCACCATTATTAGAAGCTTTTAGAAGCAGTTTCCCAAAAGGGGTTATCAATATTGTTTATGGCAGAGGAAGAGAAGTGGCTTCTCCGATTATGAAATCTGGAAAAATTGATGTTTTAGCATTAATCGGAAACAGTAAATCGGCAATTGCGTTACAAGATCAGCATCCAAATAAAAACAGATTGCGTTTGATTTTAGGTTTAGAAGCTAAAAATCCAGCAATTATTCTTCCAGATGCCGATTTAGATTTGGCTATCCAAGAATGTATTACAGGAAGTTTGTCTTTCAACGGACAACGTTGTACAGCTTTAAAAGTATTATATGTTCACGAATCTATTAGAGAAGAATTCAATAAACGTTTTGCTGAAAAAGTAGATGGTTTAGTTTTCGGAAATCCATGGGAAAAAGGAGTTTCTTTAACGCCGCTTCCAGAAACTGAAAAACCAAGTTATATTCAAGGTTTAATTGATGATGCCACTTCTAAAGGTGCAAAAATCATTAATGAAAAAGGAGGAAAACATACGGATAATTATATTTTTCCAGCCGTTTTATATCCAGTAAATAAAGACATGCGAGTGTATCATGAAGAACAATTCGGACCAGTTGTTCCGGTTCTTTCGTTCAAAGATATTAGAGAACCTTTGAAAGATATGGCAGAATCAAACTACGGACAGCAAGTAAGTTTGTTTGGAAAAGACATTAAAACTCTTGCTCCACTTATTGATGCTTTGGTGAATTTAGTTTGTAGAGTAAACCTAAACAGTTCTTGCCAAAGAGGGCCAGACGCTTTCCCATTTACAGGAAGAAAAGATTCGGCTGTAGGAACTTTAAGTATTCCAGATGCTTTACGTTCTTTCTCTATCCGTACGTTTGTAGCTTCAAAAGATATCGATTATAATAATCAGATTCTGCAAGAATTGCTAAACAGTAAAGAATCTAATTTTATCAATACCGATTATATTTTATAA